TTTGTAATTGTATATACATCAGTTTCACCTACTTGGCGTACTAAGCTTACTTGTGCTGCAGACATGTAAAAGTGAAGTGGCTTAGTGCACTTTCCTATCTAGCCATGTGAAGGTGTATggtggtatatatatatatatatatatatatatatatatatatatatatatatatatatatatatatatatatatatatcaaacaACGGAAAGTTAGTTGTTGTGCCTTTTTTTTTAAATCATCATACAGTAGGATCTTAGAAGCCCAAAAGCATGCACACCAGCTTGGTCATTGATTAAAAAACCAAATAGTATTTTATCATTCGTCCCTTGAACAATTTCAAGTAGATCCGGACTAGAAGGCGGTTCACACATGTAACAACCAATCAACATGAGCAAGAGATCACGAAAAACCAAAATAAGTTAGACCAATGGTTTGTTGGCAACTAGATCATTCATCTCTCCAGCATCGGCGATTGGTCGTTTGGCGCTTGACTTCCTCTGGTGAGTTCCTCGTCCGTTGTTTTGATGACTTCTCCCATCTTCTCTCCCTCTCGCCGCCGCCTGATTTGCATAAGCCAGTGCTTGACGGCGGCACTGGCGAAGCTGGTGGCGGTCAGAGGGATCTGGTGTGACAATCTTTAAGGCAGCAAGCTCGATATCATACCCGGACATGGAAGGCAACGAGCTTGATATCATATCCAGAGGGATCCAGAAGCGCACATGCCTGGAAGGCAGCGAGCTCGATATCATATCCAGAGGGATCCAGAGGCGCACAGGCCTCGAAGGCAACGAGCTCGATATCATACCTGGACATGGAAGGCAACGAGCTTGATATCATATCCAGAGGGATCCAGAAGCGCACATGCCTGGAAGGCAGCGAGCTCGATATCATATCCAAAGGGATCCAGAGGCGCACGTGCCTCGAAGGTAGCGAGCTCGATATCATACCCGGACATGTCGTGCAGCAGCATGGGTAATTTTTCTTCTGGTTTTCTATAAGGAGTCTTCGCGTTTGGTTTGAGGCGGTGAGGTGGCGGCACTCCCCAATTGGAGGAATAATGCTCTCTCGCCCTTTTCCCTTTCCATTGGTGGGCTTATCGCCAGCGGGGAGTGCCGTGTTGTGTCTCTGGCGGGTTTTCTGGATCAAGTGGGTGTAGGGTTAGTTCTTTTGGAGTTTATGGCTGGATGTGGAAATGAGTTGCGCCCTCCCTAGCTTATTCTAGAAGCCTAGCCTAAAATTTTATTTTAGAAGCCTACTAGTTAACACTTAATTAGGAGGCTTCTAAAAACATTTAGATTGGACTTCTAGAATAATTTTCACAGTCATAACCGCTGAAGGAACCGACCCTTAGGTTTCTGGTGAATCATCTAGATTCGGCCAGTGTTCATGGTCATCGGAGTTTTTACATGCCCTTACTGACGTTTTCTTCTCCGGGGTGGCGATTTGCTTCACAGATCGTGGCCGTCGTCGTCCCCTGGTCTGCATCGATGACTTCTTGGCCGCTGCTTCTACAAGCTCTTGGGTTTAGAAAAATCTACTCCGGAGGCAGTGCCCCAGATGCGGCCTCGAGCTATGCTCACGGTGTGTCACGTTGGATGCAGGAGGAAGAGGACCTTCGACACTCCCAAGAAGACTTTGTGGCAGGGATCGATGGCTCCACCGCGGTCGTCACTCACGACCTCTTGATGATCCCCATTATCGAGCCGAGTCCCTAGGGCGAGGCAATTAATGCATATCCACCTAGTGGCCAAACGAgaaaaaagctcaaacgctcaagGAATGTGCGCCAAATTTCATGTTTTCCTAAGGTTTGGAGCATTTCATCCTCTTTTCAATGCCGTGTATGTAGATTCTCAGTTAAAGGCTTATTATGTAGAGGCTCATTTTTTGGCGACACACTTCCTCGGGCCAGACGGACATTGGTCCTCGAGTGCAAAGGCAGAAGGGAGCTTGACTGCAAGACTCACGAGTTATTATGGCATGTGTTGGTGAGACCTTGGGTTAGCGACTTGCCTCTGTAGCATTAATTAATTAATGTACTTTATTATATTTCAACTTTCCTACTGTTTAGAGCATTTTGGCCTCTTACCTTTTTTTTTGAGGTAGATTTTCATATGGGCCCTCTGTACGTGGAGTTGGGCTGGCATTGACCGCCTTGGGCTGGGTTGGGCCTTCCACTTTAGTTACGTTGTTGCCGCCTTTATTTTAGTTCTGGTGACAGACAGATGCAGACGGTGAAGCATATGCATATGCATGGCGTGGACCGGGGAAACACGAGTCTGAATTGGATCAACACATTCCTAGGCATGCGATGACACACTTATGAATTTTCTACTTCACCAGCGAAAGTGAAGGCCCGGTCGAGACCAACAAATATAATCTATTTTGTACTGTATTTTGTAGAAAAGGTCATGAGCTACAATACACTTGCAGCTTGTAGTATCTGTCACACTTATCCTTGGTCGCTACCAACCATATGAAATTCAGCGTCGGTCCTGCTGCTTCCGTATTTTGGGCTCTTCCCGGCCGGCCGGCGAACTTGCATCCAGATCCAGACTAGACTAAGTCATACCATTACCCGGTAAAACAATGTACGTAtacaaattaaactaagcacataGGTACAATCTCTCCGCTAATCAAAAGTTAGTTACTACTATACTCCCAATATTATCTATCTAAGTCAGCCACAACAGTGACCCTTTTGCGCGACTAATTAATTCCACTCGATCGGCACCCATGATTTGATGATTGCACTCGAACACGACACACAAACAGCACTGTGTTCCTCGCGCTAAGATCAACAATGACAATTCAATTCAATTCAAGCTCTTCGAGATCCTTATCTTTCCTTCATCCCGTTGTCTCCTGTTCCCAAGGTTTCCCACATCCATTCTATTGAGTATATATTTTGTATTGCACGTGTATTAGACTTGTGGCTCATCTCCTAATTTTGTATAGTTGAGGTAGAGACCTTTCTTTGTATTATATATGCGTACACCAGCACCCCATCAATACATCGCATTGCAAATCATCTGTTAACATGGTATCATCCTTTTCGATCtaactccgccgccgccaccgccgccgcgcctccccgcgccgccgccgccgccgcgcctccccgcgccgccgccgccgccgcaccccacCACCGCACCCGCGCAGCCGCCGCCCATGCGTAGCTTCCGCCCCGCTCGCCAGCCGCTGTCGCTGCCTTTTTTCCTCTACGCTGCCGCTGCTTTTTCCTCTAACGCTGCTGCGGCCTCGCTAGCCAGCCGCCGCACTGACTTTTCTTCACGTAGCTAGCCAGCGCGTCCGCCTCGCTCGCCTCTTGTCGTGCCCGTGTAGCCGCCTCGCTTGCCCACTGCCGCGATCTTCCACCCGCGCCGCAGCTTCCTTCAGCCGCCGCGCCCGACGCCGCTGCCACCTCCTACACAAAACCCTAGCCGCTATCCCGCGCCTGCACGCCGCCGTCATGTCGTGGCCGTCCTCCCCCGGCTCCTCCACCACCCACTCGTCTAACTCGTTCGCTGGTCCCGAACCCTCAGCCGCCGCCATCCGTGACCTCAATATTGAGGACCGGGTCCCTATCCGTTTCGACAGCTCCAGCACGTCGTACTACGCGTGGAAGACCTACTTCTACCTCGTCTTCCGCGAGTACTATCTCACCGAGCACATCGACGGTTCCGTGGACAGCGCGTACATGCGCGGCGACCCGGAGTGGTCCGCCATCGAGGCCACGCTCATCCGTTGGTTCTACCAAACGGTCTCAAAGGACATCTTCCACACGGTTGTCGCCGAGGACGACGACGCCTGCACCGTGTGGGCCAAGATCAACGCGCTCTTCACCGACAACAAACTTCAGCGCCTTGTTTTCTTGCAGCAGGAGTTCTTCGGCTGTCACCAGGACAACTCCACCATTGACGACTACTGCATGAGGCTCAAGATGCTTGCCGACGAGCTTTGCGACATCGGCGCTAAGGTCTCTGACGACCTCTTGCTGAGCACCCTCACCGCCGGTCTTAATGAGGACTTCGGCAACGCGGCGTCCAACCTCACTCTGCTGCCGCAACCCACTTTCCAGCGCGTCGTCGCGTACCAAACTTGAGGAGCGCCGGATGACGCAGCTGAAGCAGCGGGTCCAGCACACCGCTCTCGCCGCCGGTACCACCCGCGGCGGCCCTGTCTCCGACCGCCCCCGCCAGCCCGCGCTGCCAGCACCCGCCGGCTACTACCCGCTGCCGCCCGCGCCCCCAGCGCCTCCCCAGCAGCCGCAAGGTGGCGGGGGCGGGCGCAACAGGCGGGGTGGCGGGGCCGCCGTcagcagcagccgccgccgcagcagGCGCAGGGCGCCGGGGGGCGCCCCACTTCCAGCAGCCGCCTCCACCGTGGTCCGCCGGGCAGGACCCATGGACGGGCGTCGTCCACGCCTATCACATGCCCGTCCCGCGGGCTCCTACACCGGGTCTCCTTGGCCCCCGTCTAGCGGGCCACCAGGCGTTCGTCGCCGCCCCCTACCAGCCCTACGGTGCCCCGCTCGTGCCGTCACCCCTCGGTGGCTACGGCGCGCCCGCCCAGGCGCCGACCTATGGAGGCCCGCTGCCACCGCCGGCACCTGCACCGTGGGACCCTGCCCT
The Aegilops tauschii subsp. strangulata cultivar AL8/78 chromosome 3, Aet v6.0, whole genome shotgun sequence genome window above contains:
- the LOC141042199 gene encoding uncharacterized protein; protein product: MSWPSSPGSSTTHSSNSFAGPEPSAAAIRDLNIEDRVPIRFDSSSTSYYAWKTYFYLVFREYYLTEHIDGSVDSAYMRGDPEWSAIEATLIRWFYQTVSKDIFHTVVAEDDDACTVWAKINALFTDNKLQRLVFLQQEFFGCHQDNSTIDDYCMRLKMLADELCDIGAKVSDDLLLSTLTAGLNEDFGNAASNLTLLPQPTFQRVVAYQT